Proteins encoded in a region of the Nitrospira sp. genome:
- a CDS encoding universal stress protein — translation MVTSNLFEGPVLQRIVHPSDFSEAGQAAFTHALVAALTAKATLTVLHVSGRRDNSWTDFPGVRETLERWGLLPKNSERADVSKLGIKVQKVQMIHSDPVESVAAYLDQHGTDLVVLATDQSKSGVQWFNRSIATGVARKSRVMTLFIPKGVEGFVSLNDGSISLKNILIPVAPVPSAQPAVQAVARIVSRLHCESGLFTLLHVGEEGAMPELTCPEVDGWRWNRMTKSGEVIEAIHQAAGETDADLIVMTTDGRNGFLDALRGSHSERVLRESRCPVLAIPAGGFMAEVLVHGRGPVGSV, via the coding sequence ATGGTTACAAGCAATTTGTTCGAGGGTCCCGTTCTCCAACGCATTGTTCATCCGTCCGACTTCTCTGAAGCCGGCCAGGCGGCGTTTACCCACGCGCTGGTCGCCGCGCTGACCGCCAAGGCCACGCTGACCGTCCTGCATGTGTCGGGCCGTCGAGACAATTCGTGGACAGACTTTCCCGGAGTCCGAGAGACCCTGGAGCGTTGGGGCCTGCTCCCGAAGAACAGCGAGCGAGCGGATGTGTCGAAACTGGGGATCAAGGTCCAAAAGGTGCAGATGATTCACAGCGACCCGGTCGAATCCGTCGCGGCCTATCTCGATCAGCACGGCACGGATCTCGTCGTGCTGGCGACCGACCAGAGCAAAAGCGGGGTCCAGTGGTTCAACAGATCCATCGCGACCGGCGTCGCCCGCAAGTCGCGGGTGATGACGCTCTTTATTCCGAAGGGTGTGGAAGGTTTTGTGTCCCTCAATGACGGATCGATCTCCCTGAAGAACATCCTGATTCCCGTGGCGCCGGTTCCCTCCGCGCAGCCGGCCGTTCAGGCGGTCGCTAGGATAGTTTCCAGGCTCCACTGCGAGTCCGGCCTGTTTACCCTCCTGCACGTCGGTGAGGAAGGGGCCATGCCGGAGTTGACTTGCCCGGAGGTTGACGGGTGGCGCTGGAACCGAATGACCAAGAGCGGCGAGGTGATTGAGGCCATCCATCAGGCTGCGGGGGAGACGGATGCGGACCTCATCGTGATGACCACGGACGGACGCAACGGGTTTCTCGATGCGCTGCGCGGAAGTCACAGCGAGCGGGTGTTACGGGAGTCTCGCTGTCCCGTTCTCGCGATTCCGGCGGGCGGGTTCATGGCCGAGGTCCTAGTTCATGGCCGTGGTCCTGTAGGTTCGGTCTGA
- a CDS encoding mechanosensitive ion channel family protein gives MLLAEKSSGAILLFALVCFVGWTDNTVAETAQSEPTVKKALQSRAQVVGPAAEIAGAPEDELSRGTPRTSFVGFLQATRNRDFERAAQYLDLPSEMQSDGPALARQLRMVLGRELFPDLEALSVNPTGDPSDGLAEGRDRIGRITGETKIYDLFLERVIREDGVYIWKVASATVAQIPKLHAEFGYGRLETILPPWFFDYRILGIEILWWVAWVIISAAAFPVAMLFATAVLRLLRRFRPDAPPELEQFFTGPIRLLLWVLLVRSLMQTLHTSVVLKALAEAKTVLVVALAWMVLRALDLAAQRIADRLQTAGLGGAKLFLRPISRLAKLTTLVGALLLWLENLGYEVTTLLAGLSISGVAVALASQKTLENVFGAVTLYTAQPVRVGDFCRFGDQLGTVEEIGLRATLIRTLDRSLISVPNAEFAYMHLTNLSRRDRFWYHPRLKLRPETTPDQIRFLLVEARKMLYAHPKVLPEPLWVRFTEFGDASLNLDVFAYIGVTDYSESLEVAEDLNLRIMDLVAEAGTELALPSQIQYELPGRPMDESRIRNAETKVKEWRAQQSLYLPNFPTDKITELKGTLQYPPAGSPEAVTQRNGVSQP, from the coding sequence ATGCTCCTAGCTGAAAAATCGAGCGGTGCCATCCTCTTGTTCGCGCTTGTCTGCTTCGTCGGATGGACTGACAACACTGTCGCTGAAACGGCCCAGTCCGAGCCTACGGTCAAAAAAGCGTTGCAAAGCCGGGCACAGGTTGTTGGACCGGCCGCGGAGATTGCCGGCGCGCCGGAAGATGAGTTGAGCCGCGGCACACCGCGCACGAGCTTTGTAGGATTCCTCCAGGCGACGAGAAACCGCGATTTCGAACGGGCAGCCCAGTATCTCGATCTCCCATCCGAGATGCAATCGGACGGACCTGCATTGGCTCGGCAACTTAGGATGGTGTTGGGACGAGAGCTGTTTCCGGATCTCGAAGCGCTCAGTGTGAATCCCACGGGCGATCCGAGCGACGGATTGGCGGAAGGGCGGGACCGTATCGGGCGGATTACCGGTGAAACCAAAATTTATGACCTCTTCCTGGAGCGGGTCATTCGTGAAGACGGGGTCTACATCTGGAAAGTGGCCTCTGCGACCGTGGCCCAAATTCCAAAGCTCCATGCAGAGTTCGGATATGGGCGGCTGGAGACGATCCTGCCTCCGTGGTTCTTCGATTACCGGATCTTAGGAATCGAAATTCTGTGGTGGGTGGCGTGGGTGATCATCAGCGCCGCCGCCTTTCCGGTCGCGATGCTGTTCGCGACCGCGGTGCTGCGGCTGCTGCGCCGGTTTCGTCCCGATGCGCCTCCCGAGCTGGAACAGTTTTTCACGGGACCGATTCGTTTGTTGTTGTGGGTGCTGTTGGTCCGCTCCCTGATGCAGACACTCCACACGTCGGTCGTCCTCAAGGCGCTCGCGGAAGCGAAGACGGTGCTCGTCGTGGCGTTGGCCTGGATGGTCCTGCGGGCGCTGGATCTCGCGGCGCAGCGAATCGCCGACCGGCTTCAGACTGCCGGGCTGGGCGGCGCGAAGCTGTTTCTCCGTCCGATCAGCAGACTGGCGAAACTCACGACGCTGGTCGGAGCGTTGCTGCTCTGGCTTGAGAACCTCGGGTATGAAGTCACCACGCTGCTGGCAGGGCTCAGCATCAGCGGAGTGGCCGTCGCGCTGGCCTCCCAGAAAACGCTGGAAAACGTCTTCGGCGCCGTTACGCTCTATACAGCCCAGCCGGTCCGCGTGGGAGATTTCTGCCGGTTCGGCGACCAGCTCGGGACGGTCGAGGAGATCGGTCTGCGGGCCACGCTGATCCGTACGCTGGATCGCAGCCTCATCAGCGTGCCCAACGCCGAATTCGCCTACATGCATCTGACCAATCTTTCTCGGCGAGACCGCTTCTGGTACCATCCCCGTCTCAAGCTCCGGCCGGAAACCACGCCGGACCAAATCCGGTTCCTGTTGGTGGAGGCCAGGAAGATGCTCTATGCCCATCCCAAGGTGCTTCCGGAGCCGCTTTGGGTAAGATTCACGGAATTCGGTGATGCCTCTCTGAATCTCGACGTATTTGCCTACATAGGAGTCACCGATTACAGTGAATCGCTGGAAGTGGCCGAGGATCTCAATTTACGGATCATGGACCTCGTCGCGGAGGCCGGGACGGAACTGGCGCTCCCGTCGCAAATTCAGTACGAACTTCCAGGCCGGCCGATGGACGAGAGTCGCATACGAAATGCCGAGACCAAGGTCAAGGAATGGCGGGCTCAGCAGTCGCTGTATCTGCCGAATTTTCCAACCGACAAGATCACGGAGTTGAAGGGCACATTACAGTATCCTCCGGCCGGATCGCCGGAAGCGGTGACACAGCGTAACGGTGTATCGCAACCCTAA
- a CDS encoding lipid-binding SYLF domain-containing protein, with translation MSASIHNHLRSRTGGTLVAAVLTVFVSLLPVTARSEDFTQQQQLVDRAKMTLEAFTAEAGLKGSIKQLGEDAKGLFIIPQFMRGAFMFGGAGGSGVLIARDEKTGHWSDPLFYNIGSASFGLQVGADVSEMVLVVRTKKGLEQFYTNDFKLGANVGVAVGPVGAGTSAKGITADIVAYAKKKGAFAGIALDGSMVTISNDSNKAYYGKDVRPTDVIVTKEVGNPKSIELREAAEKLLK, from the coding sequence ATGTCTGCTTCAATCCACAACCATCTGAGGAGTCGAACGGGAGGAACGTTGGTAGCAGCAGTCCTGACCGTCTTCGTTTCGCTCCTCCCCGTCACCGCTCGCTCTGAGGATTTCACCCAGCAACAACAGCTCGTGGACCGGGCAAAGATGACGTTGGAGGCGTTCACGGCCGAGGCAGGGCTGAAAGGATCGATCAAACAACTCGGCGAAGATGCCAAAGGGCTGTTCATCATCCCGCAGTTCATGCGCGGCGCCTTCATGTTCGGCGGCGCGGGCGGCAGCGGCGTCCTGATCGCGCGAGATGAGAAAACCGGGCACTGGTCCGATCCGCTCTTCTACAACATCGGATCGGCGAGCTTTGGCCTGCAGGTCGGAGCCGATGTTTCCGAAATGGTCTTGGTGGTAAGGACGAAGAAAGGGCTGGAGCAGTTCTACACCAACGACTTCAAGCTGGGGGCCAATGTCGGCGTGGCCGTCGGTCCGGTCGGCGCCGGCACATCGGCGAAAGGTATTACGGCTGATATCGTGGCCTATGCGAAAAAGAAAGGGGCCTTTGCCGGGATTGCCCTGGATGGATCGATGGTGACCATCTCCAACGACAGCAATAAGGCCTACTACGGCAAAGACGTGCGGCCGACGGACGTCATTGTGACGAAAGAAGTCGGCAATCCCAAATCGATCGAGCTTCGAGAGGCGGCGGAGAAGTTACTGAAGTAG
- a CDS encoding glucosidase: MTKGPSRTGGERVKRTSKTKQDEQVVGGERKGPTVEQARLLTDGPAWKRWGPYLSERQWGTVREDYSEGGDAWNYFTHDHARSRAYRWGEDGLGGISDEQQRLCFALALWNGKDPIVKERLFGLTNSEGNHGEDVKEYYFYLDSTPTHSYMKYLYKYPQAAFPYDDLVQTNRSRSREVMEYELLDTGVFNEDRYFDVFVEYAKASPEDILIQITVANRGPEEAELHVLPTLWFRNNWASWLATHAKKPVLKQVKAGKGIGAVEASHAELGEYLLYCEGDVPLLFTDNETNNDRLFPDHPNASPYVKDGINECVVHGRQNAVNPNQTGTKVSPHYRLTVGPGKSGTVRLRLCAKTSIPTGAKEKGEAVPFGTAFDEILNTRTREADEFYRAVTPPSVSSDEANVMRQALAGMLWSKQFYFLDADQWLDEHRAHPLHRESRDFRNRDWFHMVNRDIISMPDKWEYPWYAAWDLAFHTLPLSIVDPDFAKRQMQLMFQRVYLHPSGQIPAYEWNFSDVNPPVHAWATLFLHRAEQAMRGEGDLDFLKSAFNKLLLNFTWWVNRKDRFGKNVFEGGFLGLDNIGVFDRSAPLPTGGHLEQADGTAWMALFTQNMCELAVEITSHDRTYEDMVGKFVEHFLYIAAAMNKQGEGGMWDEEDGFYYDVLRLPDGSASRLKVRSMVGLLPLCATTVVEAWQRERVPETSTSFQERVRQMPELLDYIHKTGPGHFGVADRGILALVNEERLRRILSKMLDENEFLSPYGIRSLSKYHRDHPYVFHVGGQIYRVDYLPAESNNGMFGGNSNWRGPIWMPVNALIIRALLAYYLYYGDNFKIECPTGSGRMMNLFEVSKEIADRLTRIFLRDAQGKRPLYGGAKKFQEDQHWHDHILFYEYFHGDNGAGLGASHQTGWTGLVAKMIELYGRLDPQKFLEQGKGAAFKSGTKER; the protein is encoded by the coding sequence ATGACGAAAGGACCATCGAGAACAGGCGGTGAACGAGTGAAACGCACGAGTAAAACCAAACAGGATGAGCAGGTTGTCGGTGGCGAGCGAAAAGGACCGACGGTTGAACAGGCCCGGCTGCTGACGGACGGGCCGGCGTGGAAACGCTGGGGACCCTATTTAAGCGAACGCCAGTGGGGGACGGTCCGCGAGGATTACAGCGAGGGAGGGGATGCGTGGAATTATTTTACCCACGACCATGCCCGCTCCCGGGCCTATCGCTGGGGCGAGGACGGACTGGGCGGGATCTCCGACGAGCAGCAGCGGCTCTGCTTCGCGCTGGCCCTCTGGAACGGGAAGGATCCCATTGTGAAGGAGCGCTTGTTCGGCCTGACCAACAGCGAGGGCAACCACGGCGAGGACGTCAAAGAATACTATTTTTACCTCGACAGCACGCCGACGCACTCCTACATGAAGTACCTCTATAAGTACCCGCAAGCGGCGTTTCCCTATGACGACCTGGTCCAGACGAACAGGAGCCGAAGCCGGGAGGTCATGGAGTACGAGTTGCTCGATACCGGGGTCTTCAACGAAGACCGGTACTTCGATGTGTTCGTCGAATACGCCAAAGCCTCGCCCGAGGACATTCTCATCCAGATCACGGTAGCCAACCGGGGACCGGAAGAGGCCGAGTTGCACGTACTGCCCACCTTGTGGTTCAGGAACAACTGGGCTTCCTGGCTCGCCACCCATGCGAAGAAGCCGGTACTCAAGCAGGTTAAGGCGGGAAAGGGGATCGGAGCGGTCGAGGCCTCGCACGCGGAACTGGGCGAGTACCTGCTGTATTGCGAGGGCGACGTGCCGCTCCTCTTCACCGACAACGAGACGAACAACGATCGGCTATTCCCCGACCATCCGAACGCCAGCCCCTATGTGAAAGACGGCATTAACGAGTGCGTCGTGCATGGACGCCAGAATGCCGTGAACCCGAACCAGACCGGAACGAAAGTCTCGCCTCATTACCGGCTCACGGTCGGTCCAGGCAAGTCGGGAACCGTTCGGCTCCGCCTGTGCGCCAAGACGTCGATCCCCACTGGTGCAAAAGAGAAGGGCGAGGCCGTCCCGTTTGGGACAGCCTTCGACGAGATCCTGAACACTCGCACGCGCGAGGCCGATGAGTTCTACCGAGCCGTGACCCCGCCATCGGTATCCTCGGATGAGGCGAATGTCATGCGCCAGGCCCTTGCCGGCATGCTCTGGAGCAAGCAATTCTACTTCCTCGACGCGGATCAGTGGCTCGATGAACACCGGGCCCATCCCCTTCATCGAGAGAGCCGGGATTTCCGCAATCGCGACTGGTTTCACATGGTCAATCGGGACATCATCTCGATGCCGGACAAGTGGGAATATCCCTGGTACGCAGCGTGGGATCTCGCATTCCACACCTTGCCGCTCTCGATCGTCGATCCCGACTTCGCCAAGCGGCAGATGCAACTCATGTTTCAGAGGGTGTATCTACACCCAAGCGGGCAGATCCCTGCCTATGAGTGGAACTTCAGCGACGTCAACCCACCGGTCCACGCCTGGGCGACGCTCTTCCTCCATCGTGCCGAACAAGCCATGCGCGGCGAAGGCGACCTCGATTTTCTCAAGTCGGCGTTCAACAAACTGTTGCTCAATTTCACCTGGTGGGTGAATCGGAAGGACCGATTCGGGAAGAACGTGTTCGAGGGCGGCTTCCTCGGTCTCGACAATATCGGCGTGTTCGATCGAAGTGCCCCTCTGCCCACCGGCGGGCATCTGGAACAGGCGGACGGCACCGCCTGGATGGCGCTGTTCACGCAGAACATGTGCGAGCTCGCGGTCGAAATCACCTCCCATGACCGCACCTATGAAGACATGGTCGGGAAATTCGTCGAACATTTCCTGTATATCGCCGCGGCCATGAACAAACAGGGTGAGGGCGGGATGTGGGACGAGGAGGACGGGTTCTATTACGACGTCCTTCGGTTGCCGGACGGAAGCGCCAGCAGGCTCAAGGTCCGCTCCATGGTAGGACTCCTGCCGCTATGCGCGACGACGGTCGTCGAAGCTTGGCAGCGCGAGCGGGTGCCTGAGACTTCCACCTCATTTCAAGAGCGCGTGCGGCAGATGCCGGAGTTGCTCGACTACATCCATAAAACGGGGCCTGGTCATTTTGGCGTGGCCGATCGCGGCATTCTCGCGTTAGTCAATGAGGAGCGCCTGCGCCGGATTCTCTCCAAGATGCTGGACGAGAACGAATTCCTGAGCCCCTATGGTATCCGCTCTCTGTCGAAATATCACAGGGATCACCCCTATGTCTTTCACGTCGGTGGGCAGATCTACCGGGTGGATTACCTGCCGGCTGAGTCGAACAACGGCATGTTCGGCGGGAACTCGAACTGGCGTGGACCGATCTGGATGCCGGTCAACGCCCTGATCATTCGGGCACTGCTGGCCTACTACCTCTATTACGGGGACAACTTCAAAATCGAGTGTCCCACCGGGTCCGGTCGCATGATGAACCTGTTCGAAGTCAGCAAGGAAATCGCCGACCGGCTGACGCGCATCTTTCTGCGTGACGCGCAGGGCAAACGGCCGCTGTATGGCGGCGCCAAGAAGTTCCAGGAAGACCAACATTGGCACGACCATATCCTGTTCTATGAATACTTCCACGGCGACAACGGGGCCGGCCTCGGGGCCAGTCATCAGACCGGCTGGACCGGCCTGGTTGCGAAAATGATTGAGCTGTACGGCAGGCTCGATCCGCAAAAGTTCCTGGAGCAGGGAAAAGGGGCCGCATTCAAGTCCGGAACAAAAGAGAGATGA
- a CDS encoding alpha-amylase family glycosyl hydrolase: MKPWPKYPTIYEINTSVWLHELSGRYRKQVTLGTVPDKEWDAIASYGFDAVWLMGVWERSPAGLAISMKNEGLLADFRQALPDFSPEDNVGSPYCVRRYVVDEQLGGPEGLARARKQLAARDMKLMLDFVPNHVAPDHPWVTEHPEYFIQGSAEDLAQKPADFIRAGDKVLACGRDPYFPPWQDVLQLNAFNAGLRRAVIETVTSVADQCDGMRCDMAMLLINDIFERTWGSRAGTRPRMDYWPEIIPGVRKRHPNVLFMAEAYWDLEWELQQQGFDYCYDKRLYDRLEHDSAESVRLHLCAAPAYQEKLVRFIENHDEPRAAATFDPAKARTAAVTTFTLLGARLFHEGQFEGRRVRPPVFLRRRPDERSDLELQQFYKTLLKSLRERDFKEGEWRLCERTGWSDNQSFLNVAAWCWRKNDARHLVVVNLSDKQSQAQVRLPWDDVRGRSWTLTDAFTGQVYERDGTQMRDAGLYVDLGPWGYHLLKF, encoded by the coding sequence ATGAAACCATGGCCGAAATACCCGACGATCTATGAGATCAACACCTCGGTCTGGTTACATGAACTGAGCGGGCGGTACCGGAAGCAGGTGACGCTCGGCACGGTGCCCGATAAGGAATGGGACGCGATCGCCTCATACGGGTTCGACGCCGTCTGGCTCATGGGTGTGTGGGAGCGCAGCCCTGCCGGCCTCGCGATTTCAATGAAGAATGAAGGCCTCCTGGCTGATTTCCGACAAGCGCTCCCTGATTTTAGTCCGGAGGACAACGTCGGCTCCCCCTATTGCGTGCGTCGCTATGTGGTGGACGAGCAGCTGGGAGGGCCCGAGGGACTGGCACGTGCGCGAAAGCAGTTGGCCGCCCGCGACATGAAGCTGATGTTGGACTTCGTTCCCAATCACGTCGCGCCTGATCATCCCTGGGTGACGGAGCATCCCGAATACTTCATTCAGGGCAGCGCAGAGGATCTGGCGCAAAAGCCGGCGGACTTTATCCGTGCCGGCGACAAGGTGTTGGCTTGCGGCCGCGATCCCTACTTTCCTCCCTGGCAGGACGTTCTCCAACTGAATGCGTTCAACGCCGGATTGCGACGGGCGGTGATTGAGACCGTGACTTCCGTCGCAGACCAATGCGACGGCATGCGCTGCGATATGGCGATGCTGCTCATCAATGACATCTTCGAGCGGACGTGGGGCTCGAGGGCGGGAACCAGACCTCGAATGGACTACTGGCCTGAAATAATCCCCGGGGTCAGGAAGCGACATCCGAACGTGCTGTTCATGGCCGAGGCTTACTGGGATCTGGAGTGGGAGCTACAACAGCAGGGGTTCGACTACTGCTACGACAAGCGGCTGTACGATCGCCTGGAACACGATTCGGCTGAGAGCGTGAGGCTCCATCTCTGCGCCGCGCCGGCCTATCAGGAGAAGCTGGTGCGGTTCATCGAAAATCATGACGAGCCGAGGGCTGCTGCGACATTTGATCCGGCGAAGGCCCGCACCGCAGCGGTGACAACCTTCACCCTGCTGGGCGCCAGGCTGTTTCACGAGGGACAGTTCGAGGGGCGTCGTGTGAGGCCGCCCGTGTTCTTGCGCCGTCGACCCGATGAACGTTCGGACCTTGAGCTGCAACAATTCTACAAGACTCTCCTCAAGTCGCTGCGCGAGAGAGATTTTAAGGAAGGCGAGTGGAGGCTGTGCGAACGGACCGGATGGTCGGATAACCAGAGCTTCCTGAATGTAGCGGCCTGGTGCTGGCGGAAGAATGACGCGCGCCATCTTGTCGTGGTCAACCTCTCCGATAAACAGTCGCAGGCACAGGTCCGGCTCCCCTGGGACGATGTCCGCGGGCGGTCCTGGACGCTCACCGACGCGTTCACCGGCCAGGTCTACGAGCGCGACGGGACGCAGATGCGGGATGCCGGTCTCTATGTGGACCTCGGTCCTTGGGGGTATCACCTCTTGAAATTCTAA
- a CDS encoding molybdopterin-dependent oxidoreductase: MRFSRRTILKATGLGALTAATGGCDAVGGVFGRMFAVPPRDTTYFTPNSKFYVVNYADGAVSVSRDLNIEQWKLHVKGSVKTPMSLGWRDILNRDSYNQISTLMCIDTLPGGDSIGTATWRGISLKQLLIDCGADSETARDVVFRGIDGYDDSIPFTRAMQDDVMLAFLMNGEKLPKEHGFPLRLLVPGLYGIKNVKWIVEIEVYPGDYKGYWQRKGWTDDGTIKIFSRIDSPGHYQTLRGPEHTFRGIAFGGPNSISKVELSFDAGRTWNDCRIEPPMSPYSWVIWSYTWRPPKPGKFQTVVRAIDTKGQLQIAEIVRPQPAGASGYHTIVSEVEQI, encoded by the coding sequence ATGCGCTTCTCACGACGAACCATCTTAAAGGCAACCGGTCTCGGAGCCCTGACCGCCGCAACCGGCGGCTGCGATGCCGTCGGAGGCGTATTCGGACGCATGTTCGCCGTCCCTCCCCGTGACACCACCTACTTCACACCAAACTCGAAATTCTACGTGGTCAATTATGCCGATGGAGCCGTCTCCGTCTCCCGCGATCTCAATATCGAGCAGTGGAAGCTCCATGTCAAAGGTTCCGTGAAAACCCCGATGTCGCTTGGTTGGCGCGATATTCTGAACCGCGATTCCTACAACCAGATCTCCACCTTGATGTGCATCGACACGCTCCCAGGAGGCGACAGTATCGGCACGGCGACGTGGCGCGGTATCTCGCTCAAGCAACTGCTTATCGACTGCGGAGCGGACAGCGAGACGGCGCGCGACGTGGTCTTTCGCGGCATCGACGGCTACGACGACAGCATTCCATTCACCCGTGCGATGCAGGACGACGTGATGCTCGCCTTCCTGATGAATGGCGAAAAGCTGCCCAAAGAACATGGCTTCCCGCTCCGACTGCTGGTACCGGGCCTCTACGGCATCAAGAACGTCAAATGGATCGTCGAGATCGAAGTCTATCCCGGCGACTACAAGGGCTACTGGCAGCGCAAAGGCTGGACCGACGACGGCACGATCAAGATTTTTTCACGTATCGATTCGCCTGGGCATTACCAAACCTTACGTGGACCGGAACACACCTTTCGAGGCATCGCCTTCGGCGGACCAAACAGCATCAGCAAAGTGGAATTGAGCTTCGATGCAGGCCGTACTTGGAACGATTGCAGGATCGAACCGCCCATGTCGCCCTATTCTTGGGTGATTTGGAGCTATACGTGGCGACCGCCGAAGCCCGGAAAGTTTCAGACCGTCGTGCGTGCCATCGATACGAAGGGACAGCTGCAGATCGCCGAAATCGTCCGTCCGCAACCGGCAGGAGCGAGTGGGTATCACACGATCGTTTCGGAAGTGGAGCAGATATAG
- a CDS encoding DUF4136 domain-containing protein, giving the protein MKRRGLEAALLLLILGLSACTTFDVKTDHDPTADFTKFKRFTFVGLADAEKGGIYDNSLTHKRIESAVARELIAKGLQQVDLNQQPDLLVYYWFSAREKQQTQSTGPTAGAYRGRYGYGWGAGYGGTVTTYEYTEGTLTLDLVEPTKKELVWRATVVGTLQDTPKDNIELGNKAIAKAFESYPPKRN; this is encoded by the coding sequence ATGAAGCGACGAGGATTGGAGGCAGCCCTACTCCTGTTGATCCTGGGCCTAAGCGCATGCACGACGTTCGACGTAAAGACCGATCACGACCCGACTGCGGATTTTACGAAGTTCAAGAGGTTTACTTTCGTGGGACTGGCAGACGCCGAAAAAGGTGGGATCTACGACAATTCGTTGACGCACAAACGGATTGAATCAGCCGTCGCACGGGAGCTGATCGCGAAAGGGCTTCAGCAAGTCGATCTGAATCAACAACCAGACCTCCTGGTCTACTATTGGTTCAGTGCAAGAGAGAAGCAGCAAACCCAGAGCACCGGACCGACCGCCGGTGCCTATCGCGGCCGATACGGATATGGGTGGGGTGCGGGCTATGGAGGCACTGTCACCACTTATGAATATACGGAAGGAACCTTGACGCTTGATCTGGTCGAACCAACCAAGAAGGAACTAGTCTGGCGTGCGACGGTTGTCGGCACATTGCAGGATACACCGAAGGACAATATCGAGCTCGGGAATAAGGCCATCGCGAAGGCGTTTGAAAGCTATCCACCCAAAAGGAATTAG
- a CDS encoding endonuclease/exonuclease/phosphatase family protein, with protein MHRHRKTFTFRQSPIVISLLIICCSLASCAHPVGQKTVPSGKPLQQLKVLTYNTLHGLEPSGLTVKPAESKDMRQARLTLQFEELSKVQPDVMLFQEVNPLPDMAEAYVDGLKRFGLQYAQVHQVDACGVRLAPGLAVVPGLNNGLAVLVKAPLKLRKIKGLKLSGGLGRCGDYAGLQTGELRYALIAEVENLDTGRKLLAVSLHLHSGIERSAYFIQKLNEAEEQGRARREDIERIVTALEQDLERRIDEIRILVKELRKLLAEGYYLGVLVGGDFNFEPGDPEYRELEQMGLRDTHTIASRNSDVYSLDPQRNVLAGQGDRDVPAELRDAIKRLPESEQRRILEGYRTGVSQARRVDFLFLMKKPSDGPKGCLRQELFGQPTTISGQAGSDHFGVLDTYIADASEC; from the coding sequence ATGCATAGGCATCGTAAGACCTTCACGTTCCGGCAATCGCCCATCGTCATCTCCTTGCTCATTATTTGCTGTAGTCTGGCTTCCTGTGCCCACCCTGTAGGCCAGAAGACCGTTCCGAGCGGCAAGCCCCTGCAGCAGCTCAAGGTCTTGACCTACAACACACTGCATGGGCTTGAGCCAAGCGGACTAACAGTCAAACCCGCTGAGTCAAAAGACATGCGGCAAGCGCGACTCACTCTTCAATTTGAGGAACTCTCCAAGGTCCAACCGGACGTGATGCTTTTTCAGGAGGTCAATCCTCTCCCTGACATGGCCGAGGCCTACGTCGACGGATTGAAGCGTTTCGGCCTGCAATACGCCCAGGTTCATCAAGTGGATGCCTGTGGTGTCCGTTTGGCTCCTGGTCTGGCGGTAGTACCGGGGTTGAACAATGGTTTAGCCGTGCTTGTAAAGGCCCCTCTCAAGCTGAGAAAAATAAAAGGGCTCAAACTCAGCGGAGGACTTGGACGTTGCGGGGATTACGCGGGCTTGCAGACGGGGGAGCTTCGATATGCCTTGATCGCCGAGGTTGAGAACCTCGATACTGGCAGGAAACTCCTCGCGGTCAGTCTCCACTTGCACTCCGGAATTGAGCGGAGCGCCTATTTCATTCAAAAACTCAACGAAGCCGAGGAACAGGGAAGGGCACGGCGCGAGGACATCGAACGCATCGTGACCGCTCTGGAGCAGGACTTGGAAAGACGGATCGATGAGATTCGCATCCTTGTCAAGGAGCTCCGGAAACTGCTGGCCGAGGGGTACTATCTCGGAGTGCTCGTCGGAGGAGACTTCAATTTTGAACCCGGCGACCCTGAATACCGCGAACTTGAGCAAATGGGCCTGAGAGACACTCATACGATTGCAAGCCGTAACAGCGACGTCTACAGTCTCGATCCCCAGCGGAACGTGCTCGCCGGGCAAGGAGATCGCGACGTGCCTGCTGAGCTGCGTGACGCGATCAAGCGCCTTCCGGAGAGCGAGCAGCGTCGAATCCTTGAGGGCTATCGCACAGGCGTCAGTCAGGCGAGACGGGTGGATTTTCTGTTTCTCATGAAGAAACCATCGGACGGCCCGAAGGGGTGTCTACGACAGGAACTCTTTGGACAACCCACTACGATCTCCGGTCAGGCAGGATCTGATCATTTCGGTGTCCTCGACACCTATATCGCCGACGCGTCCGAATGTTGA